From a single Kitasatospora azatica KCTC 9699 genomic region:
- a CDS encoding IucA/IucC family protein, translating into MSLAPTIAPTTTAASAAATPAVAPAAPALPEADLVVAHTLLNCLLREVSGPEHQTAVTDGRLLLRLPRRGALLRVTLRRTSLLGAHRFTGPVELERADGWAALDWRELAELVQAELTLRTGVANEEFTAQLRSSQEGVLAALSDRRTLADRPSSPEERYLESEQALLFGHRFHPAPKSRSARGADRSTWSAYAPEARAAFPLRYLAVREHLIAERSIDPAATALLDGLREVPYGYRLLPTHPWQYELLGEHPALRAALDRGDILDLGTGGPDFAATASVRTLHGAGAFLKFSLNVRITNCLRKNAAYELTGAVELTELLDPALTDLAERFPYAAMLREPAFRTLALPGPDGAPDTELFEGFGLIVREDLGARLRPGLTALLAAAVADEYPTSSAQLGQLLDGAAESELLDWWTRYLRLLLPPVLAAYFDHGVVLEPHLQNVLIGVDAAGRPAQVLFRDLEGTKLVPELLSRRDAAVLAGLPAQVAGPMSYDAQRGWDRVVYCLLVNHVAELLAAVADQNPSLEPELWDQVWQVLEEYADGHGCPPRLRALLAGVPLPAKANLLTRWERKADRAAGYVRLPSPLAPDVLTQAARATARSRSAR; encoded by the coding sequence ATGTCCCTCGCCCCGACCATCGCACCCACCACCACCGCCGCGAGCGCCGCCGCCACGCCCGCTGTCGCGCCCGCCGCGCCCGCCCTGCCCGAAGCCGACCTGGTGGTCGCCCACACCCTGCTCAACTGCCTGCTGCGCGAAGTCTCGGGACCGGAGCACCAGACCGCCGTCACGGACGGGCGCCTGCTGTTGCGGCTGCCTCGGCGTGGCGCGCTGCTGCGGGTCACGCTGCGCCGCACCTCGCTGCTCGGCGCGCACCGCTTCACCGGCCCGGTGGAGCTGGAGCGAGCCGACGGCTGGGCGGCACTGGACTGGCGCGAGCTGGCGGAGCTGGTGCAGGCCGAGCTGACACTGCGCACCGGCGTCGCCAACGAGGAGTTCACCGCGCAGCTGAGGTCGAGTCAGGAGGGCGTCCTGGCTGCGCTCTCGGACCGTCGGACACTCGCCGACCGGCCGAGCTCACCCGAGGAGCGCTACCTGGAGTCGGAGCAGGCGCTGCTCTTCGGCCACCGCTTCCACCCCGCGCCGAAGTCCCGCTCGGCCCGCGGAGCCGACCGGTCGACCTGGTCCGCCTACGCCCCCGAGGCGCGAGCCGCCTTCCCGCTGCGCTACCTTGCGGTCCGCGAGCACCTGATCGCCGAACGCAGCATCGACCCGGCGGCCACCGCGCTGCTCGACGGACTGCGCGAAGTACCCTACGGATACCGGCTGCTGCCGACCCACCCGTGGCAGTACGAGCTGCTCGGCGAGCACCCGGCGCTGCGGGCCGCACTGGACCGCGGGGACATCCTCGACCTGGGCACCGGCGGCCCGGACTTCGCCGCCACCGCCTCGGTCCGCACGCTGCACGGCGCCGGCGCCTTCCTCAAGTTCAGCCTGAACGTGCGGATCACCAACTGCCTGCGGAAGAACGCCGCGTACGAGCTGACCGGCGCGGTCGAACTGACCGAGCTGCTGGACCCGGCACTCACCGACCTCGCCGAGCGCTTCCCGTACGCTGCGATGCTGCGCGAACCGGCCTTCCGCACCCTCGCGCTGCCCGGCCCCGACGGCGCGCCGGACACCGAGCTCTTCGAAGGCTTCGGGCTGATCGTCCGGGAGGACCTCGGCGCCCGGCTGCGCCCCGGCCTGACCGCCCTGCTCGCCGCCGCGGTGGCGGACGAGTACCCGACCAGCTCGGCGCAGCTGGGCCAACTGCTCGACGGGGCAGCCGAGTCCGAGCTGCTCGACTGGTGGACCAGGTATCTGCGTCTGCTCCTTCCCCCGGTGCTGGCCGCCTACTTCGACCACGGCGTGGTGCTGGAACCGCACCTGCAGAACGTGCTGATCGGCGTGGACGCGGCGGGCCGGCCGGCCCAGGTGCTCTTCCGCGACCTGGAGGGAACCAAGCTGGTGCCGGAGCTGCTGTCCCGGCGCGACGCCGCCGTGCTGGCCGGCCTGCCCGCCCAGGTGGCCGGGCCGATGAGCTATGACGCGCAGCGCGGCTGGGACCGCGTGGTGTACTGCCTGCTGGTCAATCACGTGGCCGAGCTGCTGGCCGCGGTCGCCGACCAGAACCCGTCGCTGGAGCCGGAGTTGTGGGACCAGGTGTGGCAGGTGCTGGAGGAGTACGCCGACGGGCACGGCTGCCCGCCTCGGCTGCGGGCACTGCTCGCGGGCGTACCGCTGCCGGCCAAGGCCAACCTGCTGACCCGCTGGGAACGCAAGGCCGACCGCGCGGCCGGCTACGTCCGGCTGCCCTCGCCGCTGGCCCCCGACGTCCTCACCCAGGCCGCCCGCGCCACCGCCCGTTCCCGGAGTGCCCGTTGA
- a CDS encoding type III PLP-dependent enzyme, with protein sequence MTTPAAPVTPAVRARVAALTPEELPAYLYDLAALRAHAATVRAALPERVELHYAAKANPEPALLTALADHVDGYEISSGGELAHVRGVLPDAALAFGGPGKTVTEMATALRIGVHRWHVESVSELHQLAALATELRPTTPVDILLRVNLPVAGDALDGVPLAMGGRPTPFGLDPTDVPHCLRLLDTAPFAALRLRGIHAHLASGLDAPAQLALAEQIVSWAGTLAERFGRSFEEVNLGGGMAVDYADPSARFDWAAYGSGLARLLASHPGLRLRIEPGRALTAYCGWYATEVLDVKRSHGEEFAVVRGGTHHLRTPATRGHSQPFSVLPVAQWAHPWDRPGTAGGPVTLCGQLCTPKDALAQRAAVAELRAGDRVAFALAGAYAWNISHHEFLMHPRPGFHFLS encoded by the coding sequence TTGACCACGCCCGCCGCTCCCGTCACGCCGGCAGTCCGGGCTCGCGTCGCCGCCCTCACGCCGGAGGAACTCCCCGCCTACCTCTACGATCTCGCCGCCCTCCGCGCCCATGCCGCAACCGTCCGGGCCGCGCTCCCCGAACGCGTCGAGCTCCACTACGCGGCCAAGGCCAACCCCGAACCGGCCCTGCTGACCGCCCTGGCCGACCACGTGGACGGCTACGAGATCTCCTCCGGGGGCGAGTTGGCCCACGTCCGGGGCGTCCTGCCGGACGCTGCGCTTGCCTTCGGCGGGCCCGGCAAGACCGTCACCGAGATGGCCACCGCGCTGCGCATCGGCGTCCACCGCTGGCACGTCGAGAGCGTCAGCGAGCTCCACCAACTCGCTGCCCTCGCCACCGAGCTGCGGCCCACCACCCCCGTCGACATCCTGCTCCGGGTGAACCTCCCGGTCGCCGGCGACGCTCTCGACGGCGTCCCGCTCGCCATGGGCGGCCGGCCGACCCCGTTCGGCCTCGATCCCACCGACGTGCCGCACTGCCTGCGACTGCTCGACACCGCGCCGTTCGCCGCGCTTCGGCTGCGCGGTATCCATGCCCATCTCGCCAGCGGTCTGGACGCGCCGGCCCAACTCGCGCTTGCCGAGCAGATCGTGAGCTGGGCGGGCACGCTGGCCGAACGCTTCGGGCGCTCCTTCGAGGAGGTGAATCTCGGCGGCGGAATGGCCGTCGACTACGCCGACCCGAGCGCCCGCTTCGACTGGGCCGCCTACGGCAGCGGGCTCGCCCGGCTGCTCGCAAGCCACCCCGGCCTGCGCCTGCGGATCGAGCCCGGCCGCGCCCTGACCGCCTACTGCGGCTGGTACGCCACCGAGGTACTGGACGTGAAGCGCAGCCACGGGGAGGAGTTCGCCGTCGTCCGGGGCGGCACCCACCACCTGCGCACGCCCGCCACCCGGGGGCACTCGCAGCCGTTCAGCGTGCTGCCGGTGGCGCAGTGGGCGCATCCGTGGGACCGGCCGGGCACGGCAGGTGGCCCGGTGACGCTCTGCGGGCAGCTCTGCACGCCCAAGGACGCGCTGGCCCAGCGGGCTGCGGTCGCCGAGCTGCGCGCCGGGGACCGGGTGGCCTTCGCGCTCGCGGGCGCCTACGCCTGGAACATCTCGCACCATGAGTTCCTGATGCACCCTCGCCCGGGCTTCCACTTCCTCAGCTGA
- a CDS encoding recombinase family protein has protein sequence MPVPRSSSDAAHRAAVYCWLEPQTATASPANGHRAELTAQEQLARQRAAALGLTIAPRHVFADRRPPAVPPTTTNSSSTSSTSTNSSSGNSTSVNPTPHPTPARTATAHPNPGWTALLAALRAKEFQHVFLHQAERLESHPFALAELLTLATEHRLRLHGHPHDLNDQAVRAELLRTAERACRTARETSERARRAHRQAAADGRTHGGGLRRFGYTPGLTAVVEHEAQVVRELFARFLAGESLRSLAVDLNDRQIPTAYGNKWTVSGVGRLLEAPRYAGLRVLDGTVVRAPDGSYVTADWPACVSVDDWEAAQHLRAARAREQAATRRPRREYPLTSLLRCTRCERHMVGSMIGSYPTYACTSNSSLEAVHCSRHIGAESLEAHVAEHAISLLEALPVDALPSGALPSVPLPSGALFLDTLDGVRTGPQARHGWARLSPTRRAAVYRYFFAAIRISASSTSRSVFDPTRIEIVPHRQDTEHST, from the coding sequence GTGCCCGTTCCGCGTTCCAGCAGCGACGCCGCCCACCGTGCCGCGGTGTACTGCTGGCTCGAACCGCAGACCGCCACCGCCTCCCCAGCGAACGGTCACCGTGCGGAGCTGACCGCCCAGGAGCAGCTCGCGCGGCAGCGGGCCGCCGCACTGGGCCTGACCATCGCACCCCGACACGTCTTCGCCGACCGCCGCCCACCAGCCGTCCCCCCAACCACCACCAACTCAAGCTCAACCAGCTCAACCTCCACCAACTCAAGCTCGGGCAACTCGACCTCCGTCAACCCAACCCCGCACCCCACCCCCGCGCGCACCGCCACCGCACATCCCAATCCCGGCTGGACCGCACTGCTGGCCGCCCTTCGAGCCAAGGAGTTCCAACACGTCTTCCTTCACCAGGCCGAGCGACTGGAGAGCCACCCCTTCGCCCTCGCCGAGCTGCTGACCCTTGCCACCGAGCATCGGCTGCGTCTGCACGGACACCCACACGATCTCAACGACCAGGCAGTTCGTGCCGAGTTGCTCCGTACCGCAGAGCGCGCCTGCCGCACCGCCCGAGAGACCTCCGAGCGGGCGCGGCGAGCGCACCGGCAGGCCGCTGCGGACGGCCGCACCCACGGTGGTGGCCTGCGGCGGTTCGGCTACACCCCGGGGCTGACCGCCGTGGTGGAGCACGAGGCGCAGGTGGTCCGCGAGCTCTTCGCCCGCTTCCTGGCCGGCGAGTCGCTACGGTCCCTCGCCGTCGACCTCAACGACCGTCAGATCCCGACCGCCTACGGCAACAAGTGGACCGTCAGCGGGGTCGGCCGCCTCCTCGAAGCACCCCGCTACGCCGGCCTGCGGGTGCTCGACGGCACGGTGGTCCGCGCCCCGGACGGCTCCTACGTCACCGCCGACTGGCCCGCCTGCGTCAGCGTCGATGACTGGGAGGCGGCCCAGCACCTGCGCGCCGCCCGCGCCCGCGAGCAGGCCGCCACCCGTCGGCCTCGGCGCGAGTACCCACTGACCTCACTGCTGCGCTGCACCCGCTGCGAACGACACATGGTCGGCTCCATGATCGGCAGCTACCCGACCTACGCCTGCACGTCCAACAGCAGCCTCGAAGCGGTCCACTGCTCACGCCACATCGGCGCCGAGTCCCTGGAGGCCCACGTCGCCGAACACGCCATCAGTCTGCTCGAAGCCCTCCCCGTCGACGCCCTCCCGTCCGGCGCCCTGCCCTCCGTCCCACTCCCTTCCGGCGCCCTGTTCCTGGACACTCTCGACGGCGTCCGCACCGGCCCGCAGGCCCGCCACGGCTGGGCCCGCCTTAGCCCCACCCGACGGGCCGCCGTCTACCGCTACTTCTTCGCCGCCATCCGCATCTCCGCGTCCTCGACCAGCCGAAGCGTCTTCGACCCGACCCGCATCGAGATCGTCCCGCACCGCCAGGACACCGAGCACTCCACCTGA
- a CDS encoding SHOCT domain-containing protein, whose amino-acid sequence MLIHHHHHVGGVGGWGFGFGFFAIGALVLLVLLGVLLVLAFRAQGSRGMRQAPVAGPRNWPGPKGVGEPERGQAEGGLPERILPERILGERYARGEIDDEEYQRRLRVLREPGGGPGPG is encoded by the coding sequence ATGTTGATCCACCACCATCACCATGTCGGCGGAGTGGGCGGCTGGGGATTCGGGTTCGGCTTCTTCGCCATCGGTGCACTGGTGTTGCTGGTGCTGCTCGGGGTGCTGCTGGTGCTGGCCTTCCGGGCGCAGGGCTCGCGAGGGATGCGACAGGCGCCGGTGGCGGGGCCGCGGAACTGGCCCGGGCCGAAGGGCGTCGGCGAACCGGAACGCGGTCAGGCGGAGGGAGGTCTGCCCGAGCGGATCCTTCCGGAGCGGATCCTGGGAGAGCGGTATGCGAGGGGCGAGATCGACGATGAGGAGTACCAGCGGCGGTTGAGAGTGCTGCGCGAGCCGGGGGGTGGACCTGGGCCGGGCTGA
- a CDS encoding glycoside hydrolase family 31 protein, which produces MRTLRTSRHLSPRTTRTTRHTTRTTLTGAFGGVLAILLALLGGQPAAHAATPSAGTLSLSGTHTLNWQGHSYPSGSVPDPAHCPTQAQDPQGATCDHFDLTVDVPAGYWQQNPDGGVPLSINWPDANNDFDLYIYDSAGHEVAESAGSTDPEATVIPNASGTYHVLVVPYAVTNSGYSATASIPTATTVGNATAIAPTNDGNGSTTGYEIQAGAARARIEFTSEDVFRLQLAPDGTFTDPAGREMVTTAPSPLKTTREFDAGDYYAVASKDLVLRAYKSPLRFALYRADNRTVVWQETRGLTWTEDAMQQTLARGPQEQFYGAGEQNGSFSHRDQTVHVANNFNWNEGGYNNSQPFYLSSAGYGVFRNTFAPGVYDFGDRVHTSAQERRFDGYFMTSPSGPDLKAVIGQYTDLVGKPFMPPVYGLEPGDSDCYLHNANRGERHTLDALKVADGYTANQDPLGWMLVNDGYGCGDENLQQTGQGLRDHNMQLGLWTSTGLPNQGEEVKAGVRVRKLDVGWVGPGYQFALDGCMQAKAGIEQNSDARGFVWLPVSWAGAQRCGVLWSGDQTGSYNYVKWQIPTYAGSTMSGIAYNTGDVGGIFGSDPRVETRDLEWKTFIPTIMTMDGWAKSDKQPWQFGQPYTSVNTKYLQLKERLLPYLYTLAAQAHQSGVGAVRPLVLEYPNDPNTWGDAAKYEFLSGKDFLVAPVYDASETRDGIYLPQGTWVDYWTGKTYQGPTTINGYHAPLDTLPLFVRAGAIVPMWPQGTLSWQTRDTSRLDYDIYAQGNADFTLYEDDGTTRAYQQGASATQQVTVRAAGEGHGATLVTVGPSTGDYAGKPAARSYEFSVHVGAEPATVLLDHHPVTDWSYDSAAGVVHIKTPPESTSSSFSLLLAGAGGIGR; this is translated from the coding sequence ATGCGAACACTGCGAACCAGTCGACACTTAAGCCCACGCACCACCCGCACCACCCGCCACACCACCCGGACCACCCTCACCGGCGCCTTCGGCGGCGTGCTCGCGATCCTGCTGGCGCTGCTCGGCGGCCAACCCGCCGCGCACGCGGCCACCCCGTCGGCCGGCACCCTCTCGCTGTCCGGCACCCACACCCTCAACTGGCAAGGCCACTCCTACCCGAGCGGCTCCGTCCCGGACCCGGCCCACTGCCCCACCCAGGCCCAGGACCCGCAGGGAGCGACCTGCGACCACTTCGACCTCACCGTCGACGTCCCGGCCGGGTACTGGCAGCAGAACCCGGACGGCGGAGTCCCGCTGTCGATCAACTGGCCCGACGCCAACAACGACTTCGACCTCTACATCTACGACAGCGCCGGCCACGAGGTCGCCGAGAGCGCCGGCTCCACCGATCCCGAGGCGACCGTCATCCCCAACGCCTCCGGCACCTACCACGTCCTGGTGGTCCCGTACGCGGTGACCAACTCGGGCTACAGCGCCACCGCGAGCATCCCGACAGCCACCACCGTCGGCAACGCCACCGCCATCGCGCCGACCAACGACGGCAACGGCAGCACCACCGGCTACGAGATCCAGGCTGGCGCCGCCCGCGCCCGGATCGAGTTCACCAGCGAGGACGTGTTCCGTCTCCAGCTCGCGCCTGACGGCACGTTCACCGACCCGGCCGGCCGCGAGATGGTGACCACCGCCCCGTCACCGCTCAAGACCACCCGGGAGTTCGACGCCGGCGACTACTACGCCGTCGCCTCCAAGGACCTGGTCCTGCGTGCCTACAAGAGCCCGTTGCGGTTCGCCCTCTACCGGGCCGACAACCGCACCGTGGTCTGGCAGGAGACCCGCGGCCTGACCTGGACCGAGGACGCGATGCAGCAGACCCTCGCGCGCGGCCCCCAGGAGCAGTTCTACGGCGCCGGCGAGCAGAACGGCAGCTTCTCGCACCGCGACCAGACCGTCCACGTGGCCAACAACTTCAACTGGAACGAGGGCGGTTACAACAACTCCCAGCCCTTCTACCTCTCCAGCGCGGGCTACGGGGTCTTCCGCAACACCTTCGCCCCGGGCGTCTACGACTTCGGCGACCGGGTCCACACCTCGGCCCAGGAGCGCCGCTTCGACGGCTACTTCATGACCAGCCCGTCCGGGCCCGACCTGAAGGCCGTCATCGGCCAGTACACCGACCTGGTCGGCAAGCCCTTCATGCCCCCGGTCTACGGCCTGGAGCCGGGCGACTCCGACTGCTACCTGCACAACGCCAACCGCGGCGAGCGGCACACCCTGGACGCGCTCAAGGTGGCCGACGGCTACACCGCCAACCAGGACCCGCTCGGCTGGATGCTGGTCAACGACGGCTACGGCTGCGGTGACGAGAACCTCCAGCAGACCGGCCAGGGCCTTCGCGACCACAACATGCAGCTCGGGCTGTGGACCTCCACCGGTCTGCCCAACCAGGGCGAGGAGGTCAAGGCGGGCGTGCGGGTCCGCAAGCTGGACGTCGGCTGGGTCGGCCCCGGCTACCAGTTCGCGCTGGACGGCTGCATGCAGGCCAAGGCGGGCATCGAGCAGAACAGCGACGCCCGCGGCTTCGTCTGGCTGCCGGTCTCCTGGGCCGGCGCGCAGCGCTGCGGCGTGCTCTGGAGCGGCGACCAGACCGGCAGCTACAACTACGTGAAGTGGCAGATCCCGACCTACGCCGGCTCCACGATGTCCGGCATCGCGTACAACACCGGGGACGTCGGCGGCATCTTCGGCAGCGATCCACGGGTGGAGACCCGCGACCTGGAGTGGAAGACCTTCATCCCGACCATCATGACCATGGACGGCTGGGCGAAGAGCGACAAGCAGCCCTGGCAGTTCGGTCAGCCCTACACCTCGGTCAACACCAAGTACCTGCAGCTGAAGGAGCGGCTGCTGCCGTACCTCTACACGCTCGCCGCGCAGGCGCACCAGAGCGGTGTCGGTGCGGTCCGTCCGCTGGTTCTGGAGTATCCGAACGACCCCAACACCTGGGGCGACGCGGCAAAGTACGAGTTCCTCAGCGGCAAGGACTTCCTGGTCGCTCCGGTCTACGACGCCTCCGAGACCCGCGACGGCATCTACCTGCCGCAGGGCACCTGGGTGGACTACTGGACCGGCAAGACCTACCAGGGCCCGACCACCATCAACGGGTACCACGCTCCGCTGGATACCCTGCCGCTCTTCGTCCGTGCGGGCGCGATCGTGCCAATGTGGCCGCAGGGCACCCTCTCCTGGCAGACCCGGGACACCTCCCGGCTGGACTACGACATCTACGCCCAGGGCAACGCCGACTTCACCCTCTACGAGGACGACGGCACCACCCGGGCGTACCAGCAGGGTGCCAGCGCCACCCAGCAGGTCACCGTCCGGGCAGCGGGCGAGGGCCACGGCGCCACCCTGGTGACGGTCGGCCCGAGCACCGGTGACTACGCGGGGAAGCCGGCTGCGCGCAGTTACGAGTTCAGCGTGCACGTCGGCGCCGAGCCCGCGACCGTCCTGCTCGACCACCACCCCGTCACCGACTGGAGCTACGACTCGGCGGCCGGCGTGGTGCACATCAAGACCCCTCCGGAGTCCACCAGCAGCAGCTTCTCGCTCCTGCTGGCCGGCGCCGGCGGCATCGGGCGTTGA
- a CDS encoding SpoIIE family protein phosphatase, which yields MAPDQPNSPDPARSPDPPRSPDPPRSPDPLAFLSGRETEQLLDALAPGPDGPILAPLLTDYRLIRQILDRAGLGIAILDTQLRYRYVNQTLAEINGVPATEHTGRRIAEVVPGIDVAAAEKTLRAVLTDGLPRSHTVEGTTASGPAGELRWWHNSYYRLDDPDSAGTPSSTPLGVVAMVLEITEDRRIRQALDRARTRLALLDEAATRITTTLDVEQAAKELTRLLVPRLADAAVVDILELDPHRAAELMLRRLALSTTPELIRAGRYVGAPGTLVRPQAGSSLARCVIERVPVVLNHPTDEEIRQTAAHPQRLTWYRRLGLHSAAFIPLTVGSTVIGAVTLGRAGASPEFTPDDVALMVELADRAGPGINNAQRYAHEHESALALQRALLAEPMTPHPNVECALRYLPAGASAEVGGDWYDTVALPGGRTLLVVGDVMGHGLDAAAAMSEYRSLVRALALQRRSPAGILNEAERIVEALAPERVATCLLALVDPVQQRATFANAGHLPPLHLRPKAHSHLLDLPVGPPLGAGLGDYQQLTVPFAPGTVLLLYTDGLIERRGTDIEESLRALRDLPLDPAAPLEHLIDTALTGLAAGHGEDDVALLAARLAL from the coding sequence ATGGCTCCGGACCAGCCAAATTCCCCGGATCCGGCCCGTTCCCCGGACCCACCTCGTTCCCCGGACCCGCCCCGTTCCCCGGACCCGCTCGCCTTCCTCAGCGGCCGCGAGACCGAGCAGCTGCTCGATGCCCTGGCCCCCGGCCCCGACGGCCCGATTCTCGCGCCGCTGCTGACCGACTACCGCCTGATCCGCCAGATCCTGGACCGGGCCGGCCTCGGCATCGCCATCCTGGACACCCAGCTCCGCTACCGCTACGTCAACCAGACCCTCGCCGAGATCAACGGCGTCCCGGCCACCGAGCACACCGGCCGCCGGATCGCCGAGGTGGTCCCGGGCATCGATGTCGCCGCCGCCGAGAAGACCCTGCGCGCGGTACTCACCGACGGCTTGCCCCGGTCGCACACCGTCGAGGGCACCACCGCCTCCGGTCCCGCCGGCGAGCTGCGCTGGTGGCACAACTCCTACTACCGCCTCGACGACCCGGACAGCGCGGGCACGCCGAGCAGCACCCCGCTCGGGGTGGTCGCCATGGTCCTGGAGATCACCGAAGACCGCCGGATCCGCCAGGCCCTGGACCGGGCCCGCACCCGGCTGGCCCTGCTGGACGAGGCAGCCACCCGGATCACCACCACCCTGGACGTCGAACAGGCCGCCAAGGAGTTGACACGCCTGCTGGTCCCCCGGCTCGCCGACGCCGCCGTGGTGGACATCCTGGAACTCGATCCGCACCGCGCGGCCGAGCTGATGCTACGTCGGCTCGCCCTGAGCACGACCCCCGAGCTGATCCGGGCCGGCCGCTACGTCGGCGCGCCCGGCACCCTGGTCCGCCCGCAGGCCGGCTCCTCGCTCGCCCGCTGCGTGATCGAGCGGGTCCCGGTCGTGCTCAACCACCCCACCGACGAGGAGATCCGTCAGACCGCCGCCCATCCGCAGCGGCTCACCTGGTACCGCCGCCTCGGCCTGCACTCGGCCGCCTTCATCCCGCTCACCGTCGGCAGCACCGTGATCGGCGCCGTGACGCTCGGTCGGGCCGGCGCCTCCCCGGAGTTCACCCCGGACGACGTCGCGCTGATGGTCGAACTGGCCGATCGGGCCGGGCCCGGAATCAACAACGCGCAGCGTTACGCACACGAGCACGAGTCGGCGTTGGCGCTGCAGCGCGCGCTGCTGGCCGAGCCGATGACTCCGCATCCGAACGTCGAGTGTGCGCTGCGCTACCTGCCGGCCGGCGCCTCCGCCGAGGTCGGCGGCGACTGGTACGACACGGTGGCGCTGCCGGGCGGCCGCACCCTGCTGGTGGTGGGCGACGTGATGGGCCACGGCCTGGACGCCGCAGCCGCGATGAGCGAGTACCGCTCGCTGGTCCGCGCCCTGGCCCTGCAACGCCGGTCGCCGGCCGGGATCCTCAACGAGGCCGAGCGGATCGTCGAGGCGCTCGCCCCGGAACGGGTGGCGACCTGTCTGCTGGCCCTGGTCGACCCGGTCCAACAGCGCGCCACCTTCGCCAATGCCGGCCATCTGCCGCCACTGCACCTTCGGCCCAAGGCTCACAGCCACCTGCTCGACCTGCCGGTCGGCCCGCCGCTGGGCGCCGGCCTCGGCGACTACCAGCAGCTGACCGTGCCCTTCGCCCCCGGAACGGTCCTGCTGCTCTACACCGACGGCCTGATCGAGCGGCGCGGCACCGACATCGAGGAGTCGCTGCGCGCACTGCGCGACCTGCCGCTCGACCCGGCGGCCCCGTTGGAGCACCTGATCGACACGGCGCTGACCGGACTCGCCGCCGGCCATGGCGAGGACGACGTGGCGCTGCTCGCGGCCCGCCTCGCACTGTAA
- a CDS encoding class I SAM-dependent methyltransferase, whose translation MSDQTLTEAGTNINTNTEADTGADPERAYWAGWQRSWDRQQEWYLPDREERFRVMLDLVEAVTGPAPRVLDLACGTASITGRLLTRLPQASSVGVDLDPALLAIAEGHFRAEPRLTLVTADLREPDWTAALPAGPFDAVLTATALHWLSAEDLLRLYRDVAGLLRPGGIFMNADHSPHPASALLNAADRALQRRRQAEKQASGVPDWSRWWQLAAADPRLAEAVAARSTLYRDHQDGATHSAEWQTARLLESGFSEVAVPWRSLSDALVAALR comes from the coding sequence ATGTCCGACCAGACCCTCACCGAAGCCGGCACCAACATCAACACCAACACGGAAGCCGACACCGGCGCCGACCCCGAGCGCGCCTACTGGGCCGGCTGGCAGCGCAGTTGGGACCGCCAGCAGGAGTGGTACCTGCCCGACCGCGAGGAGCGGTTCCGGGTGATGCTCGACCTGGTCGAGGCCGTCACCGGGCCCGCACCCCGGGTGCTCGACCTGGCCTGCGGCACCGCCAGCATCACCGGGCGCCTCCTGACCCGGCTTCCGCAGGCGAGCAGCGTGGGCGTCGACCTCGACCCGGCGCTGCTCGCGATCGCCGAGGGCCACTTCCGCGCGGAACCCCGGCTGACCCTGGTCACCGCCGACCTGCGCGAGCCCGACTGGACCGCCGCGCTTCCCGCCGGCCCGTTCGACGCTGTGCTGACCGCCACCGCGCTGCACTGGCTGAGCGCGGAGGACCTGCTGCGGCTCTACCGCGATGTGGCGGGCCTGCTCCGCCCCGGCGGGATCTTCATGAACGCCGACCACAGCCCGCACCCCGCCAGTGCGCTGCTGAACGCCGCCGACCGCGCGCTGCAGCGCCGCCGCCAGGCGGAAAAGCAGGCCTCCGGGGTGCCGGACTGGTCCCGGTGGTGGCAGCTCGCCGCCGCCGATCCCCGCCTCGCCGAGGCGGTGGCCGCCCGCTCCACGCTCTACCGCGACCACCAGGACGGCGCCACCCACTCGGCCGAGTGGCAGACCGCTCGGCTGCTCGAATCCGGGTTCAGCGAGGTCGCCGTCCCCTGGCGCTCACTCTCCGACGCCCTGGTCGCCGCGCTCCGCTGA